A part of Syngnathus acus chromosome 20, fSynAcu1.2, whole genome shotgun sequence genomic DNA contains:
- the aoc1 gene encoding amiloride-sensitive amine oxidase [copper-containing] isoform X2, translated as MRLLHLLCLLCLAACEASRARDWAHHGAPMFADLTPREMKAIRAYFHGIAEFGLTDASNVALKKNSILMMELQVPKKNEALRALDRGQAKPPRQARVIIQFANQTKPNITEFIVGPLPSPKSHQVKKFKGDRPIPFESRPMTLMEYSHLNRTIGKLTSKARNLLLETTGGFSLTNCSDRCLVFIDIAPRGLASGERRSWIMLVKFVEGYYIHPTGFEILLNHKDLNPDKWAIEKVWYNSMYFDSVEDLVEKYESGAVEKISPSDDDDDLYSTYIPRGHSNTPTDIHGPKLVEPQGRRYFIDGNFVEYAGWSFAYRVRSSAGLQVFDVRFNDERIAFEISLQEAIAFYAGDTPAAMQTKYIDAGWAMGTLSYELAAGIDCPEIATFVDLYHYFDTDKPVRYRNALCIFEMTTAVPLRRHFNAFKGGYNFYGGLDSTVLVLRTTSTVYNYDYIWDFIFYQNGVMEVKVSATGFIHATFFTSNGLQYGRKVYNHVLGNLHTHLINYKVDLDIAGRENSFQTLNLKYVNFTNPWSPKNFIVQSKLNWTEHKTERSAAFRYGKKFPRYVHFYNPNEKNKLGHQKGYRIQLNSHGDSVLPRGWQEENSITWSRYPLAVTRHKDSEATSTSIYNQNDPWKPVVVFEDYIRNNENIVNQDLVAWVTVGFLHVPHAEDIPNTATPGNAVGFFLRPFNFFDEDPSVASRSTVIVRPGPDGKPKVQRWTPEVVGHCVTDKAFFYNGTYAGV; from the exons ATGAGGCTGCTCCATCTGCTGTGTCTGCTCTGCTTGGCTGCTTGTGAGGCATCCAGAGCAAGAGACTGGGCTCATCACGGCGCGCCCATGTTTGCCGACCTGACACCTCGGGAAATGAAGGCCATCCGGGCTTACTTCCACGGAATCGCAGAATTCGGACTCACCGATGCTAGTAATGTGGCTCTGAAGAAGAACAGCATCCTGATGATGGAGCTCCAAGTGCCAAAAAAGAACGAAGCCTTGAGAGCTTTGGATCGCGGTCAGGCCAAACCGCCGCGCCAAGCCCGTGTGATTATCCAGTTTGCGAACCAAACCAAGCCGAATATCACCGAGTTTATTGTCGGACCTCTACCGTCTCCAAAGTCTCATCAGGTCAAGAAGTTTAAGGGAGATCGGCCTATTCCGTTTGAGTCAAGGCCGATGACTTTAATGGAGTATTCTCATCTCAATCGCACCATTGGCAAACTCACAAGTAAAGCTCGAAATCTTCTGTTGGAGACCACGGGAGGATTTTCGTTAACAAACTGCTCAGATCGCTGTTTGGTTTTTATCGACATAGCCCCGCGAGGGCTGGCTTCAGGTGAGAGGAGGTCCTGGATCATGTTGGTCAAGTTTGTGGAAGGATATTATATCCACCCAACTGGGTTTGAAATACTGCTCAACCACAAAGACTTAAATCCAGATAAGTGGGCTATTGAGAAAGTCTGGTACAACAGTATGTACTTTGACAGCGTGGAGGATTTGGTAGAAAAGTATGAATCAGGAGCTGTGGAGAAGATCAGCCCAtctgatgacgacgatgatctcTACTCCACTTACATCCCTCGGGGTCATAGCAACACTCCGACTGATATCCACGGGCCAAAACTTGTTGAGCCTCAAGGGCGTCGCTATTTTATCGATGGCAATTTTGTGGAGTATGCCGGATGGTCGTTCGCCTACAGAGTGCGTTCATCGGCCGGACTTCAGGTCTTTGACGTCCGTTTTAATGACGAAAGGATCGCCTTTGAGATCAGCCTCCAAGAAGCCATCGCGTTCTATGCTGGTGACACTCCTGCCGCcatgcaaacaaaatacatcGACGCCGGTTGGGCCATGGGTACTTTATCATACGAGCTAGCCGCTGGAATTGACTGTCCAGAAATCGCCACCTTTGTCGACCTTTACCACTATTTTGACACCGACAAACCGGTGCGCTATCGAAACGCGCTGTGTATTTTTGAGATGACCACGGCGGTGCCTTTGAGACGACATTTCAACGCATTCAAGGGAGgatataatttttatggagGACTGGACAGCACTGTGCTGGTGTTACGGACAACTTCAACTGTTTACAACTATGATTACATCTGGGATTTCATCTTCTACCAAAACGGTGTGATGGAAGTAAAGGTCAGCGCGACTGGTTTCATCCATGCCACTTTCTTTACATCTAATGGACTTCAATATGGCCGCAAGGTGTACAACCATGTGCTGGGAAATCTGCACACGCATCTCATCAATTATAAGGTTGACCTGGATATTGCCG GTCGAGAGAACAGCTTTCAGactttaaatttgaaatatgTCAACTTCACAAATCCCTGGAGCCCCAAGAATTTCATCGTCCAATCCAAACTCAACTGGACGGAACACAAGACGGAGCGTTCTGCCGCCTTCCGCTATGGCAAAAAGTTCCCTCGCTATGTACATTTTTACAACCCTAATGAGAAAAATAAGTTGGGGCATCAAAAGGGATACCGAATCCAGCTAAACTCGCACGGCGATAGCGTGCTTCCAAGAGGCtggcaagaagaaaacagCATCACTTGGTCAAG ATATCCTCTGGCCGTCACTCGTCATAAAGATAGTGAGGCCACCAGCACCAGTATTTATAACCAGAATGACCCCTGGAAACCTGTTGTGGTGTTTGAGGACTACATTCGCaacaatgaaaatattgtcaatCAG GATCTGGTTGCCTGGGTGACCGTGGGCTTCCTGCATGTGCCTCACGCAGAAGACATCCCCAACACGGCAACGCCTGGCAACGCGGTGGGCTTCTTCCTCCGACCCTTTAACTTCTTTGATGAGGACCCTTCCGTCGCATCCAGAAGCACGGTCATCGTCCGACCCGGCCCGGACGGAAAGCCCAAAGTCCAACGGTGGACACCAGAGGTCGTAGGTCACTGTGTGACAGACaaggcatttttttacaatggcACTTATGCAGGGGTCTAG
- the aoc1 gene encoding amiloride-sensitive amine oxidase [copper-containing] isoform X1, with amino-acid sequence MPNKYFLTGDYSKHAEGSTTRAKMRLLHLLCLLCLAACEASRARDWAHHGAPMFADLTPREMKAIRAYFHGIAEFGLTDASNVALKKNSILMMELQVPKKNEALRALDRGQAKPPRQARVIIQFANQTKPNITEFIVGPLPSPKSHQVKKFKGDRPIPFESRPMTLMEYSHLNRTIGKLTSKARNLLLETTGGFSLTNCSDRCLVFIDIAPRGLASGERRSWIMLVKFVEGYYIHPTGFEILLNHKDLNPDKWAIEKVWYNSMYFDSVEDLVEKYESGAVEKISPSDDDDDLYSTYIPRGHSNTPTDIHGPKLVEPQGRRYFIDGNFVEYAGWSFAYRVRSSAGLQVFDVRFNDERIAFEISLQEAIAFYAGDTPAAMQTKYIDAGWAMGTLSYELAAGIDCPEIATFVDLYHYFDTDKPVRYRNALCIFEMTTAVPLRRHFNAFKGGYNFYGGLDSTVLVLRTTSTVYNYDYIWDFIFYQNGVMEVKVSATGFIHATFFTSNGLQYGRKVYNHVLGNLHTHLINYKVDLDIAGRENSFQTLNLKYVNFTNPWSPKNFIVQSKLNWTEHKTERSAAFRYGKKFPRYVHFYNPNEKNKLGHQKGYRIQLNSHGDSVLPRGWQEENSITWSRYPLAVTRHKDSEATSTSIYNQNDPWKPVVVFEDYIRNNENIVNQDLVAWVTVGFLHVPHAEDIPNTATPGNAVGFFLRPFNFFDEDPSVASRSTVIVRPGPDGKPKVQRWTPEVVGHCVTDKAFFYNGTYAGV; translated from the exons ATGCCAAATAAATACTTCCTGACCGGAGATTACTCCAAACACGCAGAGGGATCGACGACACGGGCAA AAATGAGGCTGCTCCATCTGCTGTGTCTGCTCTGCTTGGCTGCTTGTGAGGCATCCAGAGCAAGAGACTGGGCTCATCACGGCGCGCCCATGTTTGCCGACCTGACACCTCGGGAAATGAAGGCCATCCGGGCTTACTTCCACGGAATCGCAGAATTCGGACTCACCGATGCTAGTAATGTGGCTCTGAAGAAGAACAGCATCCTGATGATGGAGCTCCAAGTGCCAAAAAAGAACGAAGCCTTGAGAGCTTTGGATCGCGGTCAGGCCAAACCGCCGCGCCAAGCCCGTGTGATTATCCAGTTTGCGAACCAAACCAAGCCGAATATCACCGAGTTTATTGTCGGACCTCTACCGTCTCCAAAGTCTCATCAGGTCAAGAAGTTTAAGGGAGATCGGCCTATTCCGTTTGAGTCAAGGCCGATGACTTTAATGGAGTATTCTCATCTCAATCGCACCATTGGCAAACTCACAAGTAAAGCTCGAAATCTTCTGTTGGAGACCACGGGAGGATTTTCGTTAACAAACTGCTCAGATCGCTGTTTGGTTTTTATCGACATAGCCCCGCGAGGGCTGGCTTCAGGTGAGAGGAGGTCCTGGATCATGTTGGTCAAGTTTGTGGAAGGATATTATATCCACCCAACTGGGTTTGAAATACTGCTCAACCACAAAGACTTAAATCCAGATAAGTGGGCTATTGAGAAAGTCTGGTACAACAGTATGTACTTTGACAGCGTGGAGGATTTGGTAGAAAAGTATGAATCAGGAGCTGTGGAGAAGATCAGCCCAtctgatgacgacgatgatctcTACTCCACTTACATCCCTCGGGGTCATAGCAACACTCCGACTGATATCCACGGGCCAAAACTTGTTGAGCCTCAAGGGCGTCGCTATTTTATCGATGGCAATTTTGTGGAGTATGCCGGATGGTCGTTCGCCTACAGAGTGCGTTCATCGGCCGGACTTCAGGTCTTTGACGTCCGTTTTAATGACGAAAGGATCGCCTTTGAGATCAGCCTCCAAGAAGCCATCGCGTTCTATGCTGGTGACACTCCTGCCGCcatgcaaacaaaatacatcGACGCCGGTTGGGCCATGGGTACTTTATCATACGAGCTAGCCGCTGGAATTGACTGTCCAGAAATCGCCACCTTTGTCGACCTTTACCACTATTTTGACACCGACAAACCGGTGCGCTATCGAAACGCGCTGTGTATTTTTGAGATGACCACGGCGGTGCCTTTGAGACGACATTTCAACGCATTCAAGGGAGgatataatttttatggagGACTGGACAGCACTGTGCTGGTGTTACGGACAACTTCAACTGTTTACAACTATGATTACATCTGGGATTTCATCTTCTACCAAAACGGTGTGATGGAAGTAAAGGTCAGCGCGACTGGTTTCATCCATGCCACTTTCTTTACATCTAATGGACTTCAATATGGCCGCAAGGTGTACAACCATGTGCTGGGAAATCTGCACACGCATCTCATCAATTATAAGGTTGACCTGGATATTGCCG GTCGAGAGAACAGCTTTCAGactttaaatttgaaatatgTCAACTTCACAAATCCCTGGAGCCCCAAGAATTTCATCGTCCAATCCAAACTCAACTGGACGGAACACAAGACGGAGCGTTCTGCCGCCTTCCGCTATGGCAAAAAGTTCCCTCGCTATGTACATTTTTACAACCCTAATGAGAAAAATAAGTTGGGGCATCAAAAGGGATACCGAATCCAGCTAAACTCGCACGGCGATAGCGTGCTTCCAAGAGGCtggcaagaagaaaacagCATCACTTGGTCAAG ATATCCTCTGGCCGTCACTCGTCATAAAGATAGTGAGGCCACCAGCACCAGTATTTATAACCAGAATGACCCCTGGAAACCTGTTGTGGTGTTTGAGGACTACATTCGCaacaatgaaaatattgtcaatCAG GATCTGGTTGCCTGGGTGACCGTGGGCTTCCTGCATGTGCCTCACGCAGAAGACATCCCCAACACGGCAACGCCTGGCAACGCGGTGGGCTTCTTCCTCCGACCCTTTAACTTCTTTGATGAGGACCCTTCCGTCGCATCCAGAAGCACGGTCATCGTCCGACCCGGCCCGGACGGAAAGCCCAAAGTCCAACGGTGGACACCAGAGGTCGTAGGTCACTGTGTGACAGACaaggcatttttttacaatggcACTTATGCAGGGGTCTAG